A DNA window from Undibacterium sp. YM2 contains the following coding sequences:
- a CDS encoding MFS transporter, translated as MSSIQNPHNHITAITPASDTQVHQQPSPALVFLLACGAALSVASLYYSQPMLGILASDLGISNVAVGYVPTLTQLGYALGILLLAPLGDKHDRRNIILIKAGLLVAALLVMAAAHSLSLLLLASLAIGLTATMAQDIVPAAATLAHESRRGKVVGTVMTGLFMGILLSRVVSGFVAEQFGWRSMFVLAAVGVTLIAVAVWRGLPHFAPTTTMSYRALLASLLDLIRRHGKLRRAALAQGLLAMGFSGFWSTLAVMLHAEPFHMGSAVAGAFGLAGAAGALAAPLAGHLADKHGPELVTKVGTGISTVSFAIMNLSPLFPPTAQLWLLGIGTVGFDLGVQSTLIAHQTIVYGIDNAARSRLNAVLFVGMFIGMAAGATLGSVLLAQWGWIGVTGMATVTSLAALALRFWRVA; from the coding sequence ATGTCTTCCATTCAAAATCCGCATAATCATATAACTGCCATAACACCGGCGTCAGATACCCAGGTACATCAGCAACCATCGCCTGCACTGGTATTTTTGCTGGCCTGTGGTGCTGCCTTGTCGGTGGCATCGCTGTACTACAGCCAGCCCATGCTGGGCATATTGGCGAGTGACTTGGGTATCAGCAATGTCGCAGTGGGTTATGTGCCCACACTCACGCAGCTCGGTTATGCACTCGGCATCTTGCTGCTGGCCCCACTGGGCGACAAGCATGACCGCCGCAATATCATCCTCATCAAGGCTGGTTTGCTGGTGGCTGCATTGCTGGTGATGGCTGCTGCACATTCCCTGAGCCTGCTGCTGCTCGCCAGCCTGGCGATAGGGCTGACAGCGACGATGGCGCAAGACATTGTGCCAGCTGCGGCCACTCTCGCGCATGAATCGCGCCGTGGCAAGGTCGTGGGTACGGTCATGACAGGTTTGTTCATGGGCATACTGCTGTCGCGTGTGGTCAGTGGTTTTGTGGCCGAGCAGTTTGGCTGGCGCAGCATGTTTGTGCTGGCAGCGGTAGGTGTCACACTGATTGCCGTGGCGGTCTGGCGTGGTCTGCCACATTTTGCACCAACCACCACCATGAGCTATCGCGCTTTGCTGGCTTCCTTGCTTGATCTCATCCGTCGCCACGGCAAACTGCGCCGTGCGGCACTGGCGCAAGGCTTGCTGGCGATGGGCTTCAGCGGCTTTTGGTCCACCCTGGCCGTCATGCTGCATGCCGAACCCTTCCACATGGGCAGTGCAGTCGCAGGTGCCTTTGGCCTGGCCGGTGCCGCAGGTGCACTGGCAGCACCGCTGGCTGGCCATCTCGCAGACAAGCATGGGCCAGAACTGGTCACCAAGGTCGGTACCGGCATCAGCACTGTATCGTTCGCCATCATGAACCTGAGCCCGCTGTTCCCACCCACTGCACAATTGTGGCTGCTGGGCATAGGCACGGTAGGCTTTGATCTTGGCGTGCAAAGCACCCTGATCGCTCATCAAACAATAGTCTATGGCATAGACAACGCCGCCCGCAGCCGCCTCAATGCCGTACTGTTTGTCGGCATGTTCATCGGCATGGCAGCCGGCGCCACCCTGGGCAGCGTGCTGCTGGCGCAATGGGGCTGGATAGGCGTGACGGGCATGGCAACAGTCACTTCACTGGCAGCACTGGCGCTGCGGTTTTGGCGGGTGGCATAA
- a CDS encoding LysR family transcriptional regulator, whose translation MTKTLTSRPDNSATAALMAGAGDRIELMQTFVRIVEAGNLSAAAAQLGTTQPTVSRRLQSLEQFLGVRLLNRSTHSMRLTADGERCYEHARNLLAGWAAFESDLRGTNDEPEGVLRVVAPHAFGQERLVRPLADYLRRYPRVSVEWLLHDDTSLQDFISEGIDCAIQIGELRDTNLVAIKLAEVPRIVVAAPSVLAGRPMPQQAIDLVGLPWLSLRTFYRSEVFLHHVQTGEIQRVAFTPRLSTDNLYALRIATLEGLGVAIGSTWILADDIAAGHLIQLAPQWQATPLPVNLVYPYARFYPARLRRFIEVIRASVATALHV comes from the coding sequence ATGACCAAAACTCTGACCAGCCGCCCGGACAACTCTGCCACCGCCGCCCTCATGGCAGGCGCGGGCGATCGCATAGAGCTCATGCAAACCTTTGTGCGCATCGTCGAGGCGGGCAATCTGTCTGCTGCGGCAGCGCAACTGGGCACGACTCAACCCACAGTGAGCCGCCGACTGCAGTCGCTGGAACAATTTCTCGGTGTGCGCCTGTTGAACCGCTCCACCCACAGCATGCGCCTGACAGCCGATGGCGAGCGCTGCTATGAACATGCGCGCAACCTGCTGGCAGGCTGGGCGGCCTTTGAGTCTGACTTGCGTGGCACCAATGACGAGCCTGAAGGCGTACTGCGCGTCGTTGCCCCACATGCATTTGGCCAGGAACGCCTGGTCAGGCCGCTGGCAGATTACCTGCGGCGCTATCCGCGTGTCTCGGTAGAGTGGCTGCTGCATGACGATACATCGTTGCAGGACTTTATTTCTGAGGGCATAGACTGCGCCATACAGATAGGCGAGCTAAGAGATACCAACCTGGTCGCCATCAAACTGGCAGAGGTGCCACGCATCGTGGTGGCGGCACCATCCGTCCTCGCTGGCAGGCCCATGCCGCAACAAGCCATCGACCTGGTCGGCCTGCCGTGGCTGTCGCTACGCACCTTTTATCGTAGCGAAGTATTTTTGCACCATGTACAAACCGGCGAAATCCAGCGCGTGGCTTTCACCCCGCGCCTGAGCACGGACAACCTGTATGCGCTGCGCATCGCCACGCTGGAAGGACTGGGTGTCGCCATCGGCTCTACCTGGATACTGGCCGACGACATCGCTGCCGGGCACCTGATACAACTGGCACCGCAATGGCAGGCAACGCCACTACCGGTGAACCTGGTTTATCCGTATGCCCGCTTTTACCCGGCGCGGCTGCGCAGGTTTATTGAAGTGATACGGGCCAGTGTGGCTACGGCTTTGCATGTATGA
- a CDS encoding SDR family NAD(P)-dependent oxidoreductase: MAYTDEELGIALRVLHTIANDPSQMDDHPQFKTLIAKIQKTAKRGHRQARANAAKEQLQHARLQTGLVRAQLPASLPLTLSEATAGTLRSQRCYVCKQGFQQLHHFYHSLCPVCADKNWQKRHQQADLRGRYALVTGGRIKIGFETALHLLRAGAHVTLTTRFPQDAAKRFAAMPDYGDWQERLNIQALDLRCIPDVEQFADRLNAELPHLDILINNAAQTIKRPGEFYAALMSGEATPWLLEARQQYLGNQPGYADYFPRHEVDMYGQALDKRPANSWSQRLHEVSTFELLEVQLVNAVAPFMLTARLKPALLRSPHARRFVIQASAMEGQFNRDSKTEFHPHTNMAKAALNMMVRTSAQDWARDGIYMNAVDTGWITDEKPYPQAMHVRQTQDFYTPLDVTDGMARLLDPVIRGVNETEDPLYGHFLKDFEPYAW, encoded by the coding sequence GTGGCATACACAGATGAAGAATTGGGCATCGCCTTGCGGGTACTGCACACCATTGCAAACGATCCATCACAGATGGATGATCACCCGCAGTTCAAAACCCTGATTGCCAAAATTCAGAAAACCGCCAAGCGTGGCCACCGCCAGGCGCGCGCCAATGCAGCCAAAGAACAATTGCAACATGCACGCCTGCAAACTGGCCTGGTGCGTGCGCAGCTTCCAGCATCATTGCCGCTGACGCTCAGCGAAGCAACCGCAGGTACATTGCGTTCACAACGCTGCTATGTCTGCAAGCAGGGTTTTCAGCAACTGCATCATTTCTACCATTCCCTGTGCCCGGTGTGTGCGGACAAGAACTGGCAAAAACGGCACCAGCAGGCTGATTTGCGCGGGCGTTATGCACTGGTCACTGGTGGCCGCATCAAGATAGGTTTTGAAACTGCCCTGCATCTGCTGCGCGCTGGTGCCCATGTCACGCTGACCACGCGTTTTCCACAAGATGCAGCAAAACGTTTTGCTGCCATGCCGGACTATGGCGACTGGCAGGAGCGACTGAACATACAGGCACTGGACCTGCGCTGCATCCCTGATGTCGAACAATTCGCCGACAGGCTCAATGCAGAACTGCCACACCTCGACATACTGATCAATAATGCGGCACAGACCATCAAGCGGCCCGGCGAATTCTATGCAGCACTGATGTCTGGCGAAGCAACCCCGTGGCTGCTGGAAGCCAGGCAACAATATCTGGGCAATCAGCCTGGCTATGCGGATTATTTTCCGCGACATGAGGTCGATATGTATGGGCAGGCGCTGGATAAACGGCCCGCCAACTCTTGGTCGCAACGGCTGCATGAAGTATCAACCTTTGAACTGCTGGAAGTGCAACTGGTCAATGCGGTAGCGCCCTTCATGCTGACGGCCCGCCTCAAACCAGCCTTGTTGCGTTCACCACATGCACGCCGCTTTGTGATCCAGGCCTCGGCCATGGAAGGACAATTCAACCGCGACAGCAAGACAGAATTTCATCCGCATACCAATATGGCCAAGGCAGCGTTGAACATGATGGTGCGTACCAGCGCCCAGGACTGGGCCCGCGATGGCATCTATATGAACGCCGTGGATACTGGCTGGATTACCGATGAAAAACCCTATCCGCAAGCCATGCATGTGCGGCAGACCCAGGACTTTTACACGCCGCTGGATGTGACGGATGGCATGGCGCGTTTGCTTGATCCTGTCATCCGTGGCGTCAATGAAACGGAGGACCCGCTCTACGGCCATTTCCTCAAGGACTTTGAACCCTATGCCTGGTGA
- a CDS encoding ribonuclease inhibitor has translation MPGDTAKASLALPGDAITAVQCPVHRVSITPCDAEELDPLLQHLSANLAAKGDQQFPRGTLTADGRLDLCKQSLGTSHCLAITEALQHNTRVRSLMLGTDAIGDAGAAAVAGLASVNPQLEVLYLGCNNIGPAGAHALGTTLAGGAQNISGLWLKRNPLGPDGATSIASMLRSNQHLRVLDMVNTDLRAEGVRAIVDALCSDNKNLQSLYLSGNGLDAASANDLARLLREAPHLKALYLSVNRLGDAGAACIADALRHNRSLQTLELASNGIGTQGASALLDAARHSALQNLNLGYAPSTRVLGAQANHMGDEGALHAVELINTSATLRRLNLARNNITDQGNTAVIDAALRNGELIQLTLDGRLPDDLAAQLKHNQALSGGGNTLGQAMIKSVYR, from the coding sequence ATGCCTGGTGATACTGCTAAAGCATCTCTTGCCTTGCCTGGTGATGCAATCACTGCTGTCCAGTGCCCGGTGCACCGCGTCAGCATCACGCCTTGTGATGCTGAAGAGCTGGATCCCTTGCTGCAGCATCTGAGTGCCAATCTAGCAGCCAAGGGCGACCAGCAATTTCCTCGTGGCACGCTGACCGCCGATGGTCGTCTGGATTTATGCAAGCAAAGCCTGGGAACCAGCCACTGCCTGGCGATCACAGAGGCATTGCAGCACAATACCCGCGTCCGCAGCCTCATGCTGGGCACCGATGCAATAGGCGATGCTGGTGCAGCAGCGGTGGCTGGCCTCGCCAGCGTCAATCCTCAGCTTGAGGTTCTTTACCTGGGTTGCAACAATATCGGCCCGGCAGGAGCACATGCGCTGGGCACGACGCTGGCAGGCGGGGCACAAAACATTAGCGGCCTGTGGCTCAAGCGCAATCCACTAGGCCCGGATGGTGCAACAAGCATTGCCAGCATGTTACGCAGCAACCAGCACTTGCGCGTGCTGGACATGGTCAATACCGATTTGCGTGCAGAAGGCGTGCGCGCCATCGTTGATGCCCTGTGCAGTGATAACAAGAATCTGCAAAGCCTTTATCTCAGCGGCAACGGTCTGGACGCAGCAAGCGCAAACGACCTGGCACGTCTGCTGCGCGAAGCGCCACATCTCAAGGCACTCTACCTTAGCGTCAACCGTCTTGGCGATGCAGGTGCAGCATGCATCGCCGATGCGCTGCGCCACAACCGCAGCCTGCAAACCCTGGAGCTGGCAAGCAATGGCATAGGCACACAGGGAGCATCTGCCCTGCTGGATGCAGCCCGGCATTCAGCCTTGCAAAACCTGAACCTCGGTTATGCGCCATCCACCAGGGTGCTGGGTGCACAGGCCAATCACATGGGAGATGAGGGTGCGCTACACGCCGTGGAGTTGATCAACACCTCTGCGACACTGCGCAGGCTTAACCTGGCCCGCAATAACATCACGGATCAGGGAAATACAGCAGTCATAGATGCTGCGCTACGTAATGGCGAGCTTATCCAACTGACACTTGATGGCCGCCTGCCAGATGATCTCGCTGCTCAATTAAAACATAATCAGGCTTTATCTGGTGGCGGCAACACTCTGGGGCAGGCGATGATCAAGAGTGTTTATCGATAA
- a CDS encoding DUF1801 domain-containing protein produces MAENKTKATDSSVDDYLAAIQDETRRNDCAILIKLMSRASKQPAVMWGSSIVGFGNYHYVYESGREGDMCLIGFASRKGDISLYGLNAAPNHAQLLSELGKTKSGKGCLYIRKLNDVNIKVLETLIKEAVSVKK; encoded by the coding sequence ATGGCTGAAAACAAAACCAAAGCAACAGACTCCAGCGTAGATGATTATCTCGCCGCGATACAGGACGAGACGCGCCGCAATGACTGCGCAATATTGATCAAGCTCATGTCCAGGGCCAGCAAACAGCCCGCCGTCATGTGGGGCAGCAGCATCGTCGGCTTTGGCAACTACCACTATGTCTATGAGAGCGGTCGCGAAGGTGATATGTGCCTCATCGGCTTTGCATCCCGCAAGGGTGACATCAGCCTGTATGGCCTCAATGCCGCACCCAACCATGCGCAATTATTGTCTGAACTCGGTAAAACAAAATCCGGCAAAGGCTGCCTGTATATACGGAAATTAAATGATGTAAATATCAAGGTGCTGGAGACCCTGATCAAGGAGGCTGTGTCGGTGAAGAAATGA
- a CDS encoding prolyl oligopeptidase family serine peptidase encodes MISRRQFALSFSAFVLSPLSAHVHAAVRKTPTSLLPPLAREEAVTDSLWGKSIVDPYRWMEQKPDTAEFTNYLKAQGAFARQVLDKLPGRRAIEASLQRFSAATTTLAIRQVTSTQLIFARRSPDQQVLKIYATPHAGGAERLLIDPEAGNKSGQSAQPRRVTEVLMSPDNKHLAYAIDKGGDEMHELHVLTLDSGKDVLITRLNGMPASWLPDSSGLFYARLRDGAVKGKVDFSFDTATWLHKMDKDPAQDTLAFRWSDGPAMGQTEREMPVVHVNTASDWALGAIYSNGEWPAYGMVARLNDLLAGKPGWAEVFRKDDIATHALTVGDEVYVLAKGKSERGEVFKVSLREADKGKRVVVVPQGDYVIDSLSLAKDGLYIHELRGQVGALRRYSFATGKVEDVKLPLTGAVWNIQCHPAIEGAWFGMDDLTWSARTLQTGPNLVAKDTGLTPKAAFDTSSFLTTRQDIKARDGTAVPVEILHKNNTKLNGKNPLLIIAYGAYGIILDPGFQGSMLAFLDQGGVIVYAHVRGGGEKGETWHTAGQKASKPNTWRDVIDVAEAMIKDGWTAQGKLAVWGTSAGGIMVGRAITERPDLFAVAIGEVGVFNTLRFELTSNGPGNDEEFGTVKKEDEFRALLEMDAYHHVQAETSYPATLLMTGANDMRVEPWQIAKMAARMQKNYNPKRPVLMRVDYDSGHFSTTKKIGIAKHLDMFSFILAHTGKA; translated from the coding sequence ATGATTTCCCGTCGCCAATTTGCCTTGTCCTTTTCTGCATTTGTTCTCTCACCTCTCAGTGCGCATGTGCATGCTGCGGTCAGGAAAACACCCACGTCCTTGCTGCCACCGCTGGCACGTGAAGAGGCGGTGACCGACAGCCTGTGGGGCAAGAGCATCGTTGATCCTTACCGCTGGATGGAACAAAAGCCGGACACTGCCGAGTTCACTAACTACCTCAAAGCGCAAGGCGCTTTTGCAAGGCAAGTGCTGGACAAGTTGCCAGGGCGGCGGGCGATAGAAGCATCTCTGCAACGATTCAGCGCAGCAACGACCACGCTGGCGATACGCCAGGTCACGAGTACCCAACTAATATTTGCGCGCCGCTCGCCAGACCAGCAGGTACTCAAGATTTATGCTACCCCACACGCGGGTGGCGCAGAACGCCTGTTGATTGATCCGGAAGCAGGTAACAAGAGTGGCCAGAGTGCTCAACCCAGGCGTGTGACCGAGGTGCTGATGTCTCCTGACAACAAGCATCTGGCTTACGCCATCGACAAAGGTGGTGACGAGATGCATGAGTTGCATGTGCTGACACTGGATAGTGGCAAGGACGTGCTGATCACCCGTTTGAATGGCATGCCGGCAAGCTGGCTGCCCGATTCCAGCGGCCTGTTTTATGCACGCCTGCGCGACGGTGCAGTCAAGGGCAAAGTCGATTTCTCCTTCGACACGGCAACATGGCTGCACAAAATGGATAAAGACCCGGCGCAAGACACGCTGGCCTTCCGCTGGTCAGATGGCCCGGCCATGGGCCAGACAGAACGTGAAATGCCGGTCGTACATGTGAATACCGCCAGTGACTGGGCACTGGGTGCCATCTACAGCAATGGTGAATGGCCTGCCTATGGCATGGTCGCACGCCTCAATGACCTGTTGGCAGGCAAACCCGGCTGGGCAGAAGTATTCCGCAAGGACGATATCGCGACCCACGCGCTGACCGTGGGTGACGAAGTGTATGTACTGGCCAAAGGCAAGTCTGAGCGTGGGGAAGTATTCAAAGTTAGCCTGCGCGAGGCAGACAAGGGCAAGCGTGTCGTGGTGGTGCCGCAAGGCGATTATGTCATCGACAGCCTGAGCCTGGCCAAAGATGGTTTATACATCCATGAGCTGCGCGGCCAGGTCGGTGCCTTGCGGCGTTACAGCTTTGCCACCGGCAAGGTGGAGGATGTGAAACTGCCTTTGACAGGTGCGGTATGGAATATACAATGTCACCCGGCCATAGAAGGTGCCTGGTTTGGCATGGACGACCTGACCTGGTCTGCCCGCACTCTGCAAACAGGGCCCAACCTGGTCGCCAAAGACACTGGCCTGACACCGAAGGCAGCATTTGACACATCCTCATTCCTGACCACCCGCCAGGATATCAAGGCGCGTGATGGCACGGCTGTGCCGGTAGAAATACTGCACAAGAACAATACCAAACTGAATGGCAAAAACCCTCTGCTGATTATTGCCTATGGTGCTTACGGCATCATACTTGACCCTGGATTTCAGGGTTCCATGCTGGCTTTTCTGGACCAGGGTGGCGTGATTGTATATGCCCATGTGCGCGGAGGCGGCGAGAAAGGCGAGACCTGGCACACTGCCGGGCAAAAAGCCAGCAAGCCAAATACCTGGCGCGACGTGATTGATGTGGCAGAAGCGATGATCAAGGATGGCTGGACTGCACAAGGCAAACTCGCTGTATGGGGTACCTCTGCCGGCGGCATCATGGTAGGCCGCGCCATCACAGAAAGGCCAGACCTGTTTGCCGTAGCAATCGGTGAAGTCGGGGTATTCAATACCCTGCGCTTTGAGCTGACATCGAATGGCCCTGGCAATGATGAAGAGTTTGGTACGGTCAAGAAAGAAGATGAATTCCGCGCTCTGCTGGAGATGGACGCCTACCACCATGTACAAGCTGAAACCAGCTACCCGGCAACGCTGCTGATGACGGGCGCCAACGACATGCGGGTAGAACCCTGGCAAATCGCCAAAATGGCTGCCCGCATGCAAAAAAACTATAACCCAAAACGCCCGGTATTGATGCGGGTTGATTATGATTCAGGGCATTTTTCCACGACCAAGAAAATCGGCATTGCCAAGCATCTGGATATGTTTTCTTTTATCCTGGCCCATACAGGCAAGGCTTGA
- a CDS encoding NADAR family protein — protein sequence MQETTIKFYSAEDEYGEFSNFARYSISIKGKTWPTSEHYFQAQKFVDAAYREKIRKANTPAIAARLGRARTEKLRPDWESVKVQVMRDALMAKFQQHADLTALLLSTGAAKLVEDTSDDDYWGCGSDGRGKNMLGRILMEIRTSINI from the coding sequence ATGCAGGAAACGACAATCAAATTCTATTCAGCCGAAGACGAGTATGGAGAGTTCTCCAACTTCGCACGCTATTCCATCTCCATCAAAGGCAAAACCTGGCCCACTTCTGAACACTATTTCCAGGCGCAGAAATTTGTGGATGCGGCATATCGCGAAAAAATACGCAAGGCCAACACGCCTGCGATTGCTGCACGCCTGGGACGAGCGCGTACAGAAAAACTGCGCCCGGATTGGGAGTCTGTCAAAGTGCAGGTCATGCGGGATGCACTGATGGCGAAGTTCCAGCAGCATGCGGATTTAACAGCCTTGCTGTTGAGTACAGGCGCAGCAAAACTGGTCGAAGACACCAGCGACGATGACTATTGGGGCTGTGGCAGTGATGGGCGTGGCAAGAATATGCTGGGCAGAATATTGATGGAGATAAGGACCTCCATCAATATCTGA
- a CDS encoding SDR family oxidoreductase — protein sequence MSTDINKITIVTGASRGLGRNTALSIARKGGDVIITYHSRSDEAQAVVAEITAMGRKALALQLDVGNSAGFAAFADKVRTALRDHSQRESFDHLVNNAGHGDYALIAETTEAQFDGLVNVHFKGVYFLTQALLPLLADGGRIVNLSTGLTRVSYPGYAAYAAVKAAVEMLSVYMAKELGSRGIAVNTVAPGAIETDFGGGAVRDNPEVNKIFADMTALGRAGLPDDIGPMIASLLSADNRWVNAQRIEVSGGQGI from the coding sequence ATGAGTACAGATATCAACAAGATTACCATCGTTACCGGTGCCAGCCGTGGCCTGGGCCGCAATACCGCATTGAGCATTGCCCGCAAGGGCGGCGATGTCATCATCACTTATCATAGCCGCAGCGATGAAGCCCAGGCGGTGGTGGCAGAGATCACGGCCATGGGGCGCAAGGCACTGGCCTTGCAGCTCGATGTAGGCAACAGCGCGGGCTTTGCCGCCTTTGCAGACAAAGTACGCACAGCCTTGCGTGATCACTCGCAGCGCGAGAGTTTTGATCATCTTGTCAATAACGCTGGGCATGGCGACTATGCACTCATAGCAGAGACTACCGAGGCGCAATTTGATGGCCTGGTCAATGTACATTTCAAGGGCGTGTATTTCCTGACTCAGGCATTGCTGCCTCTGTTGGCAGACGGTGGCCGCATCGTCAATTTATCGACCGGGTTGACCAGGGTATCCTACCCCGGCTATGCCGCCTACGCTGCGGTAAAGGCGGCGGTGGAAATGCTGAGCGTGTATATGGCCAAAGAACTTGGCAGCCGCGGCATTGCTGTTAACACCGTCGCCCCTGGCGCGATAGAGACCGACTTTGGTGGTGGCGCTGTGCGCGATAATCCAGAGGTCAATAAAATCTTTGCCGACATGACAGCCCTGGGCCGCGCCGGCTTGCCTGACGATATAGGCCCCATGATCGCCAGCCTGTTGTCTGCCGATAATCGCTGGGTCAATGCCCAGCGCATAGAGGTGTCGGGCGGGCAGGGGATTTGA
- a CDS encoding AraC family transcriptional regulator, translating to MTTPLFNAVRRYTNAHADDSGLAQTPIPGLTTIRSSIPSGLVHGIPNPLICLVLQGSKQVTMGAQTFHFHAGDSLLITADVPTVSQITQASVAAPYISLVLDLDPAIIADLNRQMRDVSGGPGVTGVADVATTPLHFEATEAEVADAALRLMNLLERPAALPVLHAQLVRELHYWLLAGKHGEAIRRLGWLEGHSHRIARAVALLRTEFAQPLPVERLAATAGMSPSSFHHHFRNITSLSPLQFQKQLRLIEARRMLMAEGMSASSAAFAVGYESVSQFTREYGRMFGLPPARDMDAARQYRDIA from the coding sequence ATGACCACTCCCCTGTTCAATGCCGTACGCCGCTATACAAATGCCCATGCTGACGATAGCGGCCTTGCCCAAACACCGATACCGGGTTTGACGACGATACGCTCGTCCATACCGAGCGGGTTGGTGCATGGCATACCCAATCCTCTGATTTGCTTGGTGCTACAGGGCAGCAAACAAGTGACGATGGGGGCGCAGACTTTTCATTTCCATGCGGGTGACTCTTTGCTGATCACCGCAGATGTACCGACCGTCAGCCAGATCACCCAGGCCAGTGTTGCTGCACCGTATATCTCGCTTGTACTGGACCTGGACCCGGCCATCATCGCCGACCTGAATAGACAAATGCGCGATGTGTCTGGTGGGCCTGGTGTGACTGGTGTGGCTGATGTGGCTACCACACCGCTGCATTTTGAGGCTACCGAGGCTGAAGTCGCCGATGCCGCATTACGCCTGATGAATTTGCTGGAGCGTCCTGCCGCCCTGCCGGTACTGCATGCGCAACTCGTGCGTGAGCTGCATTACTGGCTGCTGGCTGGCAAGCATGGTGAGGCCATACGCAGGCTGGGCTGGCTGGAAGGGCATAGTCACCGCATCGCCCGTGCAGTTGCCTTGCTCAGGACAGAGTTTGCGCAGCCCTTGCCGGTTGAACGTCTGGCTGCCACGGCAGGCATGAGCCCGTCTTCATTCCATCATCACTTCCGCAACATCACTTCGCTGTCACCGTTACAGTTCCAGAAGCAACTACGCCTGATCGAGGCACGGCGCATGCTGATGGCAGAAGGCATGTCGGCCAGCAGTGCCGCCTTTGCCGTCGGTTATGAAAGCGTGTCGCAATTCACGCGCGAATATGGCCGCATGTTTGGTCTGCCGCCAGCGCGGGATATGGACGCGGCGAGGCAATATCGAGATATAGCTTGA